The Pelagibacterium halotolerans B2 nucleotide sequence GCCCCAATATGTCATTGGCGAATGGGACGTCGAAACAAACGAGGGCTGCTTCAGCGCGTACTTCAACTGCTATGAGAGCCAGGAGGCCTACAACGCCGGCATCGAGCCCAAGACGCCGTTCCCGCTGACTGAGGAAGCGCGTGCCTTCCACGACGAGGTGGTGGCCAATCTTGGCGAGGGCCGTTCGACCTACGATCCGAACGCGCTTTGTTATCCGCAGGGTATGCCGGACGACGCGCGTGACAATTTCACGCTTCTGCCCGATCCGCGGGGAGACCGCTGGTATCTTCTCAACAGTCCCGAGCAAGTCCGCACCGTCTGGCTCGATGGTCGCGAGATGCCCGAGCGCGAGACATATGACTATACCTTCTGGGGTGACTCGGTGGGGCACTTTGAAGGCGATACCCTGGTGATTGAGACCCGCAACATCACGGGCCCCAACTCTGCGATTTCGCCCAACACGCCCAAATCGGACAATTTCTGGGTGATTGAGCGCTGGACCCCCGTCTCGGCCGACGAGATGACCGTGGAGATTACCTTCATGGACGAAGAGCGCTTCACCGAACCCTATACGGAATCTTTCACGGCATCGCGTGATCCCGAAGGCGATATCGGCCGTCCGAGCGATCCGTGCATCACCGGCGTCGGCCAGCGCTACATCCCGGATCCGGAAACCGGCGAGCAACTTCTGACCGGCCCGGGCGGCATGGCACTCGAATTCGCCGAAGAATGAGCATCAGCGCGGCGCCGGCCAGGCGCCGCACACTTTGAGTTGCGAGAAAGGATTTGAAATGAACACAACCAAACTGACCCGGGCACTCGCCTCGCTGACTGTCGGAGGCCTGGTCTTCGCCGGCGCAACCGCGGCCTTTGCCCACCACTCGAACGCCATGTTCGATTACACCCATGGCAATGAGCGCACCATAACGGGAACGGTCAACCAGTTCCTGTGGACCAACCCGCATTCCTATCTCGACCTGGCGGTGACCGCCTCGTCGGGCAATGTGCAGAACTGGGTTGTCGAGTTTCAGGGCATAAGCCTGAACTCCGAGCGCGGGCTGACCATCGACAGCTTCAAGGAAGGCGACGAGGTCACCGTGGTCATCCATCCGCTCAAGGACGGCCGCACGGGCGGTGATTTCCTTTCGGCCACGCTTGCCGACGGCACCGAGATCCTTCCTCCCGAAGACGATTGATCGCACCCGCACGCGCCAATCCCCCGGCCGGGTCCGCACAGCCAGACCCGGCCGTTTCTAATCGCTTTCTATGAAACGACGTGGTGGCATGCCGGTTAGTCGCTTGAACATGGCGATGAAAGCTGACGATGTCGCATAGCCAAGATCGAGCGCCACCGTTTCGACGCTCTCGCCGGATCGCAATCTGGGCAGCGCCGCAATGACGCGCAGGCGTTGCCGCCATTCCGAGAGCGACATTCCCAGTTCACTTTGGCAGCGGCGCATCAATGTGCGTTCGCCCATCGCAAAGGCCGCGGCGAGTTCGGACACGGTTCTGTTGTCGGCCGGATTTTCGCGGAGTGCGAGAAGGACCTGTTTCAGATCTGCGTCCTGCGTATCGGGAATGTAGCTGCCTGTCGTCGGGCACGTGGCAACAAGATCGACCAAGACACGCAAGAGCCGCGCTCCCGCCGGCCCGCTCAGTTGGGCTTCGTCAAGTTGCGCCAGATGATCGATCATTGCCCGCAACAGGGCAGAGATCATCAACGCACAAGGCGTTGCGGGCAGGCCGGCGCAAAGTTCCCGCGCAATATAGACCGAGCAATGCACCGTTTCGCGGTAATTGAAGCCGATATGGGCGGTTTCAGGCGGAATCCATAGTCCCAGATGGGGTGGCGTCAGAAAATTGAGTGGCCCGATCGATACCTCCGTAATCCCGCTCAGTGAATAGACGAACTCGCCCCAGGGGTGCTTCATCGGGGGATAGGTGGCGTTGGCGGGCATGTGCTCGACCCTGAAGAACACCGGACGCGGAAGATGGTCGGTAAAGGGCGGGTGTCGCAAATGCCGGTGTTGATGAGCACTCATGTCTGTCCTCCGCTATCGATTGGCAGGTTCGCGCTATATGTTGCGATATGAACACGATAGAGCCTTGCTGACAATTAACGGTGAGGTGGGCCTATGCGGCGGCAAATCGACGGAACAGCCATTATCGCTATGGTGTCGCTTTGCCTGGTTTGGGGAATGCAACAGGTCTCCATCAAGGCGGTCGCAGACAACATCGCACCGGTCTTTCAGATCGGCCTGCGCTCCGGCATTGCCGCAGTGCTCGTACTGCTTGTCAGCAAGCTGTTCCTTCGCGAACGCTGGATCCAAGGCGTTGCGCTGGGACCCGGGCTTTTGGTCGGAACCTTGTTTGCCTTGGAATATCTGCTCGTCGCCGAGGGTCTGAGATGGACTACGGCCTCCCATATTGCTGTTTTTCTCTACACGGCCCCGATTTTCGCCGCCATCGGCCTGCATCTGGTCGTGCCGGAAGAAAAACTCAATTCCGTTCAGTGGGCCGGCATCGGATTGGCCTTCGCCGGCGTCGCCGTGATCTTTGTTGGTCCCGAACTCCTCCGTGGCCGTTCGTCCATTGGGCCTGCAATGCTGCTGGGAGATAGCCTGGGACTTCTGGCAGGTGCGGCATGGGGCTTTACCACAGTCGCTTTGCGGGCAACCCGACTGGGAGCGGCGCCACCGACCCAAACTCTGTTTTATCAACTGCTGGCGGCTTTTGGAGGGCTCATGCTCTATGCGCTGATTACGGGCCAGGTGGGCATTGATCCAACGCCATTGGTGGTCATGAGCATGGGTTTTCAAACGCTCGTGGTTTCGGTTGCCAGTTTCCTTGTCTGGTTCTGGATGTTGCGGCGCTACATGGTATCCCGACTGGGCGTCCTCACTTTCATGTCGCCGCTGTTTGGTGTCGTGTTGGGCGCGTTACTGCTGGGGGAAAGTCTCGAACCCTCATTTGTTGCCGGCGCTGCGCTGGTTTTGTCCGGCATGGTGCTGGTCAATGGCAGTGAGTGGCTGGCGACTCGGCGCACAATGCCGGACACTCGAAAAGGACCGTCTGTCCAGGCGCCGCGGGGCTGAGACCTGCCGCAGGTCTTCATGCTGGAAACGCGGCAAGGGCGTGCAGCTCTCGCTTTGGTTGCATCGAACATCAACGAATCTAGATCGGCAGGATGCCGTCGTCCTTGACCTCTTCGATTACCGGATAGGTGTGGCTTTCCTTGACGCCGGGAAGTGAAAGCAGGACATCGCTGAGAAATACGCGATAGCGTGCCATGTCGTGGAGGCGGGCCTTGACCAGATAATCGAAGCCGCCTGCCACCATGTGGCACTCAAGGACCTCGGGCTGCTTGCGGACCGCGTTGGCGAATTTCTGAAAGTTGTCCGGTGTCGTCTTGTCGAGCGAAACCTCGATGAAAACGAGCAGCCCCAGACCCATCTGCTCAGGATCCAGAACGGCCTTGAACCCCTTTATATATCCCTGTTTCTGCAGCCTTCGCATCCGGTCGCTCATTGAGGTGGGCGCCAACCCGACCCGCTGTGCGAGCTCGGCGTTGGTGATGCGGCCGTCGTACTGAAGCTCCATCAGGATGCGGCGGTCAATTCGGTCGATAGTGGTCATTTCCGTGTTCCCAGGGGAGAAGCCGTTTAAAAATTTTGCGAAAGGCGGCGCTGCCTAAATGCGCTCCAGCCCGTCCATGCCAACAATAGGCCGGCGGCCAACAGCACGGTGGCGCTGATCGGTTCGTGGATGAAGACGGACAGCTCGCCACGGGAGAGCAACATGGCGCGGCGCAGATGTTCCTCCATCAGCGGGCCGAGAATAAAGCCCATCAGGAGCGGAGCGGCCGAAATGCGCGTCAGCCTCATTCCGTATCCAGCAATGCCGATGGCGAGCACCAACCCCACGTCGAACGCCGATAGTTTGACGCTGTAGACGCCCACACAGACCAGGCCGACGATGCAGGGAAAAAGCAGCCGGTAGGGGATTGAAAGCAGGCGAACCCAGATTCCCACCATTGGGATATTGAGAACCAGCAACATCAGATTGCCGATCCAGAAGCTTGCGACCATCACCCAGAACAGATCAGCGTGTTCGGTCATGAGTTTGGGTCCAGGCGGTATGCCGTGGATCATGAGCGCTCCAAGGATCAACGCCATCGTGGCGCTGCCGGGAATTCCAAGCGTCAGCGTGGGGATGAAAGCTGTCTGGGCGGCCGCGTTGTTGGCCGACTCCGGGCCGACAACGCCCTCGATGGTGCCTGTTCCGAACCGTTCCGGATGCCTGCT carries:
- a CDS encoding DUF6152 family protein, with the translated sequence MNTTKLTRALASLTVGGLVFAGATAAFAHHSNAMFDYTHGNERTITGTVNQFLWTNPHSYLDLAVTASSGNVQNWVVEFQGISLNSERGLTIDSFKEGDEVTVVIHPLKDGRTGGDFLSATLADGTEILPPEDD
- a CDS encoding AraC family transcriptional regulator encodes the protein MSAHQHRHLRHPPFTDHLPRPVFFRVEHMPANATYPPMKHPWGEFVYSLSGITEVSIGPLNFLTPPHLGLWIPPETAHIGFNYRETVHCSVYIARELCAGLPATPCALMISALLRAMIDHLAQLDEAQLSGPAGARLLRVLVDLVATCPTTGSYIPDTQDADLKQVLLALRENPADNRTVSELAAAFAMGERTLMRRCQSELGMSLSEWRQRLRVIAALPRLRSGESVETVALDLGYATSSAFIAMFKRLTGMPPRRFIESD
- a CDS encoding DMT family transporter, with protein sequence MRRQIDGTAIIAMVSLCLVWGMQQVSIKAVADNIAPVFQIGLRSGIAAVLVLLVSKLFLRERWIQGVALGPGLLVGTLFALEYLLVAEGLRWTTASHIAVFLYTAPIFAAIGLHLVVPEEKLNSVQWAGIGLAFAGVAVIFVGPELLRGRSSIGPAMLLGDSLGLLAGAAWGFTTVALRATRLGAAPPTQTLFYQLLAAFGGLMLYALITGQVGIDPTPLVVMSMGFQTLVVSVASFLVWFWMLRRYMVSRLGVLTFMSPLFGVVLGALLLGESLEPSFVAGAALVLSGMVLVNGSEWLATRRTMPDTRKGPSVQAPRG
- a CDS encoding Lrp/AsnC ligand binding domain-containing protein, translated to MTTIDRIDRRILMELQYDGRITNAELAQRVGLAPTSMSDRMRRLQKQGYIKGFKAVLDPEQMGLGLLVFIEVSLDKTTPDNFQKFANAVRKQPEVLECHMVAGGFDYLVKARLHDMARYRVFLSDVLLSLPGVKESHTYPVIEEVKDDGILPI